GAAGGTAAAGATATCACTATTGTAACATACACAAGAAATGTTCAGTTTTCATTAGAAGCTGCAGAAATTTTAGACAAACAGTATGGAGTTTCAGCAGAAGTTATTAATTTACGTTCAATTAGACCACTCGATATGGAAGCCATAATCAAATCGACAAAGAAGACCAATCATTTAATCACAGTAGAATCGACGTTTCCTCAATTTGGTGTGGGTGCAGAGATTATTGCACAGATTATGGAATCTGAAGCGTTCGACTACTTGGATGCCCCAGTGCAGAGAGTTACAGGCGCAGATGTGCCAACACCTTATGCCAAGGAATTAGAAGACTTCGCTTTCCCAGACCCAGATGTTATTGTAAGAGCAGTCAAGGGATCATTATCAATCGAATAGTCCGCCTTGTATATAATTTGAagctatatatatatatatatgtaagtatttttttttcctgtAGTTCATCTTGTATGTACgaattgaaatttcgaGCTTTGGAactttgaatgaaaaacgaactgaaaaaaatggaagaagTTTGATCTAAGTGCCGAAAACACAGTGACGGAATTAAGCAATGCCGGATGGAAAGAACGTTAGCAAGTCACTGTCGAGGCATGATTTACCTCAGTTCTATCTTCTGGTGATCTTATATTTCCTTCAAGGAATTCCTGTGGGCTTAGCGTTCGGAACAGTcccatttttattaaaatcattAGTTAAGGAAACGTCGTTTACATCATTAGGtctcttttcaatggcTACATATCCTTACTCTTTAAAGATCCTATGGTCTCCCATTGTAGATTCCTTCTATAATAAGCGCATAggtagaagaagaagttggATAATACCGATACAGTTGATCAGTGGTATAATATTATGGCTTATTGGTTGGGGGATTAGTAATAATCTCATATTCGAGGGTGTCGACAACCCATTCCATGGTAGAGATACTGATGTCAAGACTAATATAACACAACTTGTATTTTGGTTCGGGTTATTGGTGATTTTATGCGCGACACAGGACATTGCAGTTGATGGGTGGGCATTAACAATATTATCCAAGAGATCACTGTCATATGCTTCAACAGCACAAACAGTAGGTTTAAACATTGGCTATTTTCTATCATTTACGATCTTTCTATCGTTAAATTCTAGTGAATTTgtgaataaatattttagaAATGTGAACAAACCTTATGGTTTGGTTAGTCTTGGCGGATATATGAAATTTGCCGGCACTATTTACATTTTAATTACAGTGTACATAATATTTTGCACAAAAGAGCATCCTTTAGCCACGGAACAAACCCTGAGTAATGGTCATCTACCGTCTAATATTGATCAAATCAAGgaatttgaattgaaacagattgaaataatcgaatataatgatttcaatgaacTGAACACTGAAAACACACAGGATATTACATATATTTATCGTTGTTTTATCAAAGCTTTAAAGTTGAAATCCGTTCAATCTTTGGCGATAATCCATTTGATCTCAAAACTTGCATTTCAATGTAATGAAGGTGcaacaaatttaaaattgttaGAAAAGGGGTTTAAAAGAGAGGATCTCGCGGTTACAGTATTGATTGATGTACCATTTGAAATCATATTTGGGTATTATGTTGCCAAATGGAGTTCTGACGGTGGTATCGAAAAAAAGGAGGATGAACAACATGGTTCTATTCTTCGGGCTAAGCAATTGGAGAAAAACATTATGAAACGTATAACTTCTGTGTTAGTTGGTGATGCAGGTGTTCTTACACCATGGTTGTATGGTTTCTTGGGGAAGCTAGTAGCTGCCATGTTAGGAAGTTACGTATTGAAGATGTATCCAGAGGATAATAAGATTACAACTAGTTATTTTCTGTTGGTTATCGTCCAACATTTATTGGGATCATTTATGTCTACAGTACAGTTTGTCGGCATATCAGCGTTTCATACAAGAATAGCGGATCCTATACTTGGTGGTACGTATATGACATTACTGAACACATTGAGTAATCTTGGTGGAACGTGGCCtaaaatattcatcatGTCAATGATAAGTAAATTAACCACATATGAATGCCACATAACTGGAAAAGATAAAGACACCATCGAGATAGTTCATGTGGGGATGGAAATTTGTACAAAGACACTTGGTGGAGAAGTGCATATTTTAAAGGACGGTTATTATATCACAAACATAATATGTATAATACTTGGTACAATCTTATATTTTGGTTTtctaaaaaagaaagcacaacaattgcaaaaattaCCAATCAGCGATTGGAGATGTACGTAAAGTATGGTTTATACGTGCATATAAATACATAGATAGAGATTTAAAAACAGAAATAAGCTTCTTCGACCTGACACAGATGATTTACGCTGGAGTTTCAGCCACACGTGTGAAAATTACGTATGATTTCCTTTGAGTAACTAATTCGGACCTTTTCCCATAGCGAAACCGCTGTCTCAGTGTGACCTCTGCTTACGGGTAACCCTAACATTC
The genomic region above belongs to Kazachstania africana CBS 2517 chromosome 7, complete genome and contains:
- the KAFR0G02250 gene encoding uncharacterized protein (similar to Saccharomyces cerevisiae YBR220C; ancestral locus Anc_6.118), with translation MPDGKNVSKSLSRHDLPQFYLLVILYFLQGIPVGLAFGTVPFLLKSLVKETSFTSLGLFSMATYPYSLKILWSPIVDSFYNKRIGRRRSWIIPIQLISGIILWLIGWGISNNLIFEGVDNPFHGRDTDVKTNITQLVFWFGLLVILCATQDIAVDGWALTILSKRSLSYASTAQTVGLNIGYFLSFTIFLSLNSSEFVNKYFRNVNKPYGLVSLGGYMKFAGTIYILITVYIIFCTKEHPLATEQTLSNGHLPSNIDQIKEFELKQIEIIEYNDFNELNTENTQDITYIYRCFIKALKLKSVQSLAIIHLISKLAFQCNEGATNLKLLEKGFKREDLAVTVLIDVPFEIIFGYYVAKWSSDGGIEKKEDEQHGSILRAKQLEKNIMKRITSVLVGDAGVLTPWLYGFLGKLVAAMLGSYVLKMYPEDNKITTSYFLLVIVQHLLGSFMSTVQFVGISAFHTRIADPILGGTYMTLLNTLSNLGGTWPKIFIMSMISKLTTYECHITGKDKDTIEIVHVGMEICTKTLGGEVHILKDGYYITNIICIILGTILYFGFLKKKAQQLQKLPISDWRCT